A part of Thiomicrorhabdus sediminis genomic DNA contains:
- a CDS encoding class I SAM-dependent methyltransferase codes for MSVLSSAEKWDLKYAESDLNTAAEPCYVLQQHSGLLPFNGRALDYACGLGGNARFLARCGLKTDAWDISDNALTLVNNYASLNHLPITPLITDLEQMLLPYQQFDVIVVCRYLDRNQFKALEDALKPNGLLFYQTFLDPVQDNAPNNADFYLKSGELPKAFNKLQTLVYGEGWLANETDAGQKARYAWFVGRKTA; via the coding sequence ATGTCTGTATTATCTTCAGCCGAAAAATGGGATCTAAAATACGCCGAGAGTGATTTAAACACCGCGGCAGAACCCTGCTATGTCCTTCAACAACACAGTGGATTGCTGCCCTTTAATGGGCGCGCCCTAGACTACGCCTGCGGTTTAGGCGGCAACGCGCGTTTTCTGGCACGCTGCGGCCTGAAAACCGATGCCTGGGATATTTCCGATAATGCACTGACCTTGGTGAATAACTATGCCAGTTTGAACCATCTGCCGATTACGCCGTTAATCACCGACCTTGAGCAGATGCTACTGCCTTATCAGCAATTCGATGTCATTGTTGTCTGCCGCTATCTGGATCGAAACCAATTCAAAGCACTTGAAGATGCGTTAAAGCCAAATGGCTTACTGTTTTATCAAACTTTTCTTGACCCCGTGCAGGATAATGCGCCGAACAATGCCGATTTTTACTTAAAAAGCGGCGAACTGCCGAAAGCCTTCAATAAACTGCAAACTCTGGTATATGGTGAAGGCTGGTTGGCAAACGAGACCGATGCAGGGCAAAAAGCGCGCTATGCCTGGTTTGTCGGCCGCAAAACGGCATGA
- a CDS encoding TrkH family potassium uptake protein, whose protein sequence is MHSRVILKVFGLLLMVYSISLLPPIMVGLYYQDGGLNSFTSVMIGVLLTGLFIWYPVRNHSRDLKIRDGFIIVVMFWVVLGLAGAIPFFLDEDVPLSLTDSIFESFSGLTTTGATVITGLDNLPHAFLWYRQQLQWLGGMGIIVLAVAILPMLGIGGMQLYRAETPGPIKDSKIAPRISETAKALWYIYLGLTLACAIGYWLAGMNWFDAFSHSFSTVAIGGFSTHDASIAYFDSIEVEIVAIVFMLLSGINFALHFTAFRSLSGYAYFRDPEFKAYAALLFGASLVAVAYLYFQEVYDSWYDAVRYGLFQTVSLATTTGFANADFSIWPGFLPIMLIFMSFIGGSAGSTAGGMKVIRFVLLFKQGMREVNGLLHPNAIMPVKLSGKTIPEKVMMAVWGFLAVYVFTFALLMLVIMALGVDQVTAFSAMAATMNNLGPGLGEVAANYQALSDPVKWVLTFAMLLGRLEIFTLLVLFTAAFWRK, encoded by the coding sequence ATGCATTCACGGGTCATTCTAAAAGTCTTTGGCTTGCTGCTGATGGTCTACAGCATCAGCCTGTTGCCACCGATTATGGTCGGACTTTATTACCAAGACGGCGGCCTTAATTCATTTACCAGCGTTATGATCGGTGTGTTATTGACCGGCCTGTTTATCTGGTATCCGGTACGCAACCACAGTCGCGACCTGAAAATCCGCGACGGTTTTATTATTGTGGTGATGTTCTGGGTGGTACTGGGACTCGCCGGGGCCATTCCGTTCTTTTTGGATGAGGATGTTCCCCTATCGCTTACCGACTCGATTTTTGAATCCTTTTCCGGCCTGACCACCACCGGTGCCACCGTCATTACCGGTCTTGATAACTTGCCACACGCCTTTTTGTGGTATCGCCAGCAACTGCAATGGCTAGGCGGTATGGGGATCATCGTATTGGCGGTCGCCATTTTGCCAATGCTAGGTATCGGGGGTATGCAGCTCTACCGCGCGGAAACTCCGGGGCCCATCAAAGACTCCAAAATCGCACCGCGTATTTCCGAAACCGCCAAAGCCCTCTGGTACATCTACCTCGGTTTAACTTTGGCCTGTGCTATCGGTTATTGGCTCGCCGGCATGAACTGGTTCGATGCCTTCTCGCACAGTTTTTCCACCGTCGCCATCGGCGGCTTTTCCACCCATGACGCCAGCATCGCTTATTTCGACAGCATTGAAGTCGAAATCGTCGCCATTGTGTTCATGTTGCTGTCGGGTATTAACTTCGCTTTGCACTTCACCGCGTTTCGCAGTCTGAGCGGTTATGCCTATTTCCGCGACCCGGAATTCAAAGCTTATGCCGCCCTGTTATTTGGCGCATCGCTGGTTGCGGTGGCTTATCTGTATTTTCAGGAAGTCTACGATAGCTGGTATGACGCGGTGCGTTATGGCCTGTTCCAAACTGTATCCCTAGCGACAACCACCGGTTTTGCCAATGCCGATTTCTCCATCTGGCCGGGCTTCTTGCCGATTATGCTGATTTTCATGAGCTTTATCGGCGGTAGCGCCGGTTCAACCGCCGGCGGCATGAAAGTCATTCGTTTTGTCCTGCTCTTCAAACAAGGAATGCGTGAGGTCAACGGTCTGTTACATCCAAATGCGATTATGCCGGTCAAACTCAGCGGCAAGACCATCCCGGAAAAAGTCATGATGGCGGTGTGGGGCTTTTTGGCGGTCTACGTCTTTACCTTTGCATTGCTAATGCTGGTAATTATGGCGCTCGGTGTCGATCAGGTCACCGCGTTTTCGGCGATGGCCGCTACCATGAACAATCTGGGCCCGGGACTGGGTGAAGTCGCCGCCAACTATCAGGCCCTCAGTGATCCGGTCAAATGGGTTTTGACCTTTGCCATGCTGCTTGGGCGTCTGGAAATCTTCACTTTGCTGGTACTTTTCACTGCTGCCTTCTGGCGTAAATAA